Proteins encoded in a region of the Coregonus clupeaformis isolate EN_2021a chromosome 9, ASM2061545v1, whole genome shotgun sequence genome:
- the LOC121574291 gene encoding bone morphogenetic protein 6 encodes MYLAHFAMMLVLLGCSLGKSFVLQPQEKEPAAATPGYAVLRPDRCHGESLNDIRKALLGALNLQQEPQVEADRLTAIREQWKTAFSAISHNTQDKAVTVPRGPAADKSSGLKCYRLASQIFLKDLGWENWVIYPESFNYVQCSPCNSQLDLSPSRCPSHTPTAQDTPSQMPCCKATSTERVPFLYMDEFSTLTISSVQLTRTCGPGNPQLPAED; translated from the exons ATGTATCTTGCGCATTTTGCTATGATGCTGGTGCTCCTTGGCTGTTCGCTGGGAAAGTCGTTTGTCCTCCAGCCCCAGGAGAAGGAACCTGCtgccgctacacctggctatgcCGTCCTCCGCCCTGACAG GTGCCATGGAGAGTCGTTGAATGACATCAGAAAGGCCCTTCTTGGAGCCCTCAACCTGCAACAGGAGCCCCAGGTGGAGGCTGACAGACTGACTGCCATCAGAGAgcaatggaagaccgcattctcTGCCATCTCTCACAACACCCAGGACAAAGCAG TGACTGTACCCCGGGGTCCTGCAGCTGACAAGAGTAGTGGTCTGAAATGCTATCGGCTGGCCTCACAGATCTTCCTGAAAG ATCTTGGCTGGGAGAACTGGGTAATCTACCCTGAGAGTTTCAACTACGTCCAGTGCTCACCCTGCAACTCCCAACTGGACCTGAGCCCCTCGCGCTGCCCATCACACACTCCCACTGCACAGGACACCCCCTCACAG atgcCGTGCTGCAAGGCCACTTCTACAGAGCGTGTGCCCTTCCTCTACATGGATGAGTTCAGCACCCTCACCATCTCCTCTGTGCAGCTCACCCGTACCTGCGGTCCAGGCAACCCCCAGCTGCCAGCTGAGGACTGA